Proteins co-encoded in one Acidobacteriota bacterium genomic window:
- a CDS encoding SCO family protein has product MQKAKLLSLSFGIAAVMLASAAFVGAQKAEHYNSPLYSPRTYDPNVTSANGLPDTLKKVGIEQKLGDQLPLDTELKDEAGNIVTLGSYFGKGRPVIVAFVYYECPMLCNQVLNGLTGSLKGISFNAGKEFDVVAISFDAKEFDKADLAKNKKASYIERYGRPETANGWHFLTGTEASIQKVTSAAGFTFEWDEKSQQFAHAAGVMIATPDGKLSRYLYGIDYSPKDLKFGIMESAESRVGNPADQLLLYCFHYDPASGKYGLAILNLVRLGGIATLLGMGAMGLVFWRRNKRKTVNSDE; this is encoded by the coding sequence GTGCAGAAAGCAAAATTATTATCCCTGAGTTTCGGTATCGCTGCGGTGATGCTGGCCTCTGCTGCTTTCGTCGGTGCGCAAAAGGCCGAGCATTACAACTCACCTCTATATTCACCTCGAACTTATGACCCGAATGTTACGTCCGCTAACGGACTGCCGGACACCCTGAAAAAGGTCGGTATCGAGCAGAAGCTAGGTGACCAGCTGCCGCTGGATACGGAACTGAAAGACGAAGCCGGAAATATAGTTACGCTCGGCAGCTATTTCGGGAAAGGCCGGCCGGTGATCGTTGCGTTCGTCTATTATGAATGCCCGATGCTCTGCAACCAGGTTCTTAATGGACTGACCGGATCGCTCAAAGGCATCAGTTTTAACGCCGGTAAGGAATTTGACGTAGTAGCGATCAGCTTTGACGCTAAAGAGTTTGATAAAGCGGATCTTGCTAAGAATAAGAAAGCTAGCTACATCGAACGCTACGGCAGGCCGGAAACGGCGAACGGGTGGCACTTTTTGACGGGGACGGAAGCCTCTATCCAAAAGGTTACCTCCGCTGCGGGTTTTACGTTCGAATGGGATGAAAAGAGCCAGCAGTTCGCCCATGCGGCGGGCGTGATGATCGCAACGCCCGATGGCAAATTGTCCAGATATTTATACGGGATCGATTATTCGCCGAAGGATCTTAAGTTCGGCATCATGGAATCGGCCGAAAGTCGGGTAGGGAATCCAGCCGATCAATTGCTTTTGTACTGTTTTCACTACGACCCCGCAAGCGGCAAATACGGATTGGCGATCCTCAATCTTGTACGATTGGGCGGTATTGCGACACTCCTTGGAATGGGAGCGATGGGCTTGGTGTTTTGGCGAAGGAATAAACGAAAGACAGTGAATAGTGATGAGTGA
- the coxB gene encoding cytochrome c oxidase subunit II has product MQTTSWVPLFPDQASTFAWQVDALYFYLIAVSVAFTIPIVVAIFFFAVKYRETEKYATPEEMHGSMVLETVWSIIPFVISMTIFLGGAIVFFQQYTPPDDAMEVYVVGKQWMWKVQHQTGQREINELHVPVGRKVKLTMTTEDVIHDFDIPAFRTKADVVPGRYTYMWFEATKPGKYRLFCAEYCGLNHSGMGGWVYVMEQRDFDNWLSGNVSGQTPVEAGKDLFENKLGCASCHAGGPAQRGAKLEGIYGHDVKLVGGSTVKVDDQYIRNSILNPSAQVVEGFQPIMPTFKGQVTEEQLNSLVAYIKSLTPNAAAATSMNASPAANTAAPVNSAPAANKPAANKPAGNSNK; this is encoded by the coding sequence ATGCAGACTACATCGTGGGTACCATTATTTCCGGATCAGGCCTCGACCTTTGCGTGGCAGGTTGATGCGTTGTATTTCTACCTGATCGCCGTGAGCGTAGCTTTTACGATCCCGATCGTGGTGGCGATATTCTTTTTCGCGGTCAAGTACCGCGAAACCGAAAAGTACGCAACACCCGAAGAAATGCACGGGTCGATGGTGCTCGAGACGGTTTGGTCGATCATTCCGTTTGTCATTTCGATGACAATATTCCTCGGCGGCGCGATCGTGTTTTTTCAGCAGTACACTCCGCCGGATGATGCGATGGAGGTTTACGTTGTCGGTAAGCAGTGGATGTGGAAGGTACAGCACCAAACTGGCCAGCGTGAGATAAACGAACTTCACGTTCCGGTTGGCAGAAAGGTAAAGCTGACCATGACGACCGAAGACGTTATTCACGATTTTGACATCCCGGCTTTCCGAACAAAGGCGGATGTGGTGCCGGGGCGTTACACCTACATGTGGTTCGAGGCGACGAAGCCTGGCAAGTACCGTCTTTTTTGTGCCGAATACTGCGGACTCAATCACTCAGGTATGGGGGGCTGGGTGTATGTAATGGAGCAGCGTGATTTCGACAATTGGCTAAGCGGGAACGTTTCAGGCCAGACCCCGGTCGAGGCAGGCAAGGATCTGTTTGAAAACAAGCTCGGTTGTGCCTCGTGTCATGCAGGCGGGCCTGCTCAACGCGGAGCCAAGCTCGAAGGCATCTATGGGCATGACGTGAAACTGGTAGGCGGCTCGACAGTCAAGGTCGACGATCAGTATATCCGCAACTCGATCTTAAATCCGTCGGCACAGGTTGTAGAAGGATTTCAGCCGATAATGCCGACATTCAAGGGGCAGGTGACGGAAGAACAGCTTAATTCGCTCGTGGCCTACATTAAATCTCTGACACCGAACGCGGCGGCTGCGACGTCAATGAACGCGAGCCCTGCTGCGAACACGGCCGCTCCGGTAAATTCTGCACCAGCGGCGAACAAGCCCGCGGCTAATAAGCCGGCCGGCAACAGTAATAAATAG
- a CDS encoding cbb3-type cytochrome c oxidase subunit I, with amino-acid sequence MQTQEAISAGYGAEAKPNYLTNGSTLKSWLLTKDHKRIAIMYLISVSAFFLAGGLYAATIRLELLTPASDLVESATYNKVFTQHGILMIFFFLIPSIPAILGNFLLPLMIGAKDLALPRVNLLSLYIYWVAGGLVLFALMQGGVDTGWTFYAPYSTTFSNSYVMLVGLGIFINGFSSILTGLNFIVTIHTMRAPGMTWFRMPLFVWAHYATSLVMILGTPVVAITVLMLALERLGRIGIFDPTIGGDPILFQHLFWFYSHPAVYIMILPGMGVISELISNFSRKKVFGYEFIAFSSIAIAVFGFLVWGHHLFVSGQSMYAGLVFSFLTMVVAVPSAIKMFNWTATLYKGSISYDTPMLYALGFMGLFLIGGLTGLFLGSVGLTVHLTDTYFVVAHFHYVMVGGQVIAYLGGIHYWWPKMTGRMYSEFWGKISAMLVFVGFNLTFFPQFILGYQGMPRRYASYPEELQVLNIFSTAGASVLGIGLVMPVIYLTHSLIAGKKAGDNPWMHPGLEWRTSSPPPTENFEQMPVVTWEAYEFGEESGLDLDEARRRDAAVTV; translated from the coding sequence ATGCAAACGCAAGAAGCAATATCAGCAGGGTACGGAGCAGAAGCGAAGCCGAACTATTTGACCAATGGCTCGACACTGAAGTCGTGGCTGTTGACCAAGGATCATAAACGCATTGCGATCATGTACTTGATCTCAGTTTCAGCGTTCTTTTTGGCGGGTGGACTTTACGCCGCCACGATCCGGCTGGAACTTCTGACACCTGCCAGTGATCTCGTCGAATCAGCGACTTACAACAAGGTCTTCACTCAGCATGGTATCCTGATGATCTTTTTCTTCCTGATACCGTCAATCCCCGCAATTCTGGGTAACTTCCTATTGCCTCTGATGATCGGGGCAAAGGATCTTGCATTGCCGCGAGTGAATTTGCTGAGCCTCTATATTTATTGGGTCGCCGGTGGATTGGTGCTTTTTGCTCTGATGCAGGGCGGCGTTGATACTGGCTGGACCTTTTACGCACCGTACAGCACGACGTTTTCTAACTCGTACGTCATGCTCGTCGGACTCGGTATCTTTATCAATGGCTTTTCGTCGATCCTCACAGGGCTGAATTTTATCGTAACGATCCACACCATGCGTGCTCCGGGAATGACATGGTTCCGCATGCCGTTATTCGTCTGGGCCCATTACGCGACTAGTTTGGTGATGATCCTTGGAACTCCTGTGGTCGCGATCACCGTTCTGATGCTCGCACTCGAACGCCTCGGCCGCATCGGAATTTTCGATCCGACGATCGGGGGCGACCCGATCCTGTTCCAGCATCTTTTCTGGTTCTATTCTCACCCGGCCGTTTACATCATGATCTTGCCGGGCATGGGAGTCATATCGGAATTGATCTCTAATTTCTCGCGTAAAAAGGTTTTCGGTTACGAATTTATTGCCTTTTCATCGATCGCGATCGCAGTTTTTGGCTTCCTTGTTTGGGGCCATCATCTCTTTGTCAGTGGCCAGTCAATGTATGCCGGTTTGGTGTTCTCGTTCCTGACGATGGTGGTAGCCGTTCCTTCGGCGATCAAGATGTTTAACTGGACCGCGACGCTTTATAAAGGTTCGATCTCGTACGACACTCCAATGCTTTACGCGTTGGGTTTTATGGGCCTTTTCCTGATCGGCGGTTTGACGGGATTGTTTCTCGGATCGGTCGGTTTGACGGTGCATTTGACGGACACTTATTTTGTCGTTGCCCATTTCCATTACGTCATGGTCGGCGGACAGGTCATTGCTTATCTTGGCGGTATCCATTACTGGTGGCCTAAAATGACAGGCCGAATGTACTCCGAGTTTTGGGGCAAGATCTCTGCGATGCTTGTTTTCGTCGGTTTCAACCTCACATTCTTTCCGCAGTTCATTCTTGGATATCAGGGCATGCCTCGTCGCTATGCTTCGTATCCGGAGGAATTGCAGGTTCTCAATATTTTCTCGACGGCGGGAGCATCGGTTCTTGGTATCGGCCTCGTAATGCCGGTCATCTATCTGACCCATTCCTTGATCGCCGGAAAGAAGGCAGGAGATAATCCATGGATGCATCCGGGCCTCGAGTGGCGTACGAGTTCGCCGCCGCCTACTGAGAATTTTGAGCAGATGCCGGTTGTCACGTGGGAAGCTTACGAATTTGGCGAGGAGAGCGGGTTAGATCTCGATGAGGCAAGACGGCGCGACGCTGCTGTAACAGTCTAG
- a CDS encoding cytochrome c oxidase subunit 3 → MAFAAGSNHLDAFWGGLNTIVLIVSSLTMALTVYYAQRGNRNMQVIMIVLTMLFGATFLGVKAIEYTDKFNHGFVPVTGLNRKAKAEHAGEHAATAEKPCWEVEHGAAAAEHTYVNPHGEFQWTDCSLVKLAQDGKFLTDAEKIGYFSNGEIDANKFRDRVRIFFWIYFVMTGLHALHMIIGLGLMAWLGYKAFRGTYSREYYMPVEMSGLYWHFVDIVWIFLFPLLYLLGRHFMH, encoded by the coding sequence ATGGCCTTTGCCGCCGGCAGTAATCACCTCGACGCTTTCTGGGGCGGCCTTAACACGATCGTTCTCATCGTCAGCAGTCTGACGATGGCTCTGACCGTTTATTACGCTCAAAGAGGCAACCGCAACATGCAGGTGATCATGATCGTGCTCACCATGTTGTTCGGTGCAACGTTCCTGGGCGTAAAGGCGATCGAATACACTGATAAGTTTAACCACGGTTTTGTGCCGGTTACTGGTTTGAATCGGAAAGCGAAAGCCGAGCACGCCGGAGAGCACGCTGCTACAGCGGAGAAGCCGTGTTGGGAAGTGGAACATGGTGCTGCGGCCGCGGAACATACTTACGTGAATCCGCACGGTGAGTTTCAGTGGACAGATTGTTCACTCGTAAAGCTGGCCCAGGATGGTAAGTTCCTTACCGACGCAGAAAAGATCGGTTATTTCTCGAACGGCGAGATAGACGCCAATAAGTTTCGCGACCGGGTTCGGATATTTTTCTGGATCTATTTTGTAATGACGGGGCTCCATGCTCTTCACATGATCATCGGGCTCGGGCTGATGGCGTGGTTGGGATACAAGGCTTTTCGCGGCACTTATAGCCGTGAATACTACATGCCCGTCGAAATGTCTGGTTTGTATTGGCACTTTGTCGATATTGTTTGGATTTTCCTGTTTCCGCTGCTTTATTTGCTCGGCAGGCACTTCATGCATTAA
- a CDS encoding cytochrome C oxidase subunit IV family protein → MSTEHHEDHDHMNIPKYFGIFGILIVGTVLTYYAATVDMDHIFPGANTLVALLIAFTKMTFVMLFFMHVYWSKKMIWLAAVASFFWLAIMFAYTMQDYLTRNSGVFTG, encoded by the coding sequence ATGTCAACGGAACACCACGAAGATCATGACCACATGAATATACCGAAATACTTCGGTATTTTTGGGATACTTATTGTCGGAACGGTTCTGACATATTACGCCGCAACGGTGGATATGGACCACATATTTCCGGGTGCGAACACGCTCGTTGCGCTGCTGATCGCGTTCACGAAGATGACATTTGTTATGTTGTTTTTCATGCACGTATATTGGAGTAAGAAGATGATATGGCTCGCCGCCGTAGCCAGCTTCTTTTGGCTAGCGATCATGTTTGCGTATACGATGCAGGACTATCTGACGCGTAATTCTGGAGTCTTTACAGGTTGA
- a CDS encoding ABC transporter ATP-binding protein gives MKPILQTVDLKKSYKVGKLEVPVLRGLSMEVNEGEFVAIMGPSGCGKSTLLHLLGGLLSPTSGSILIDGEDLAKVSDAQRTDIRRRKIGFVFQRFNLFPTLSAEGNLKLAEKIHTGSGSKNSDRRREVLRLLKLEDKMHHKPLELSGGEQQRVALARAIVNGPAIILADEPTGNLDTENSQIVLEMFRELNEKFNQTIIMITHNPEAAEACSRTIQMRDGHIV, from the coding sequence ATGAAACCGATCCTACAGACCGTCGATCTAAAAAAATCCTATAAGGTTGGAAAGCTGGAAGTTCCGGTACTTCGGGGCCTGTCGATGGAGGTGAATGAGGGCGAATTCGTCGCGATCATGGGGCCGTCCGGCTGCGGCAAATCAACGCTGCTCCATCTGCTGGGCGGATTGCTAAGCCCGACGAGCGGCAGCATTCTGATCGACGGCGAAGACCTTGCGAAGGTCTCGGACGCTCAGCGTACGGATATTCGGCGGCGTAAAATAGGATTTGTTTTTCAGCGGTTCAACCTTTTCCCGACCCTTTCGGCAGAAGGGAATCTGAAGCTGGCGGAAAAGATCCATACAGGAAGCGGCAGTAAGAATTCCGACCGCCGCCGTGAGGTTTTGCGGCTGCTCAAGCTAGAGGATAAAATGCACCATAAGCCGCTTGAGCTTTCCGGCGGTGAGCAGCAGCGGGTCGCACTCGCAAGAGCTATCGTCAACGGCCCGGCGATAATTTTGGCGGACGAACCAACCGGAAATCTCGATACCGAGAATTCGCAGATCGTGCTTGAGATGTTTCGCGAGTTGAACGAAAAATTCAACCAGACCATCATCATGATCACTCACAACCCCGAGGCGGCCGAGGCTTGTTCGCGAACGATACAAATGCGGGACGGGCATATTGTGTAG
- a CDS encoding outer-membrane lipoprotein carrier protein LolA, producing MKKYNPQLDATDTYIGSTSYIPESAKVAKGKRYMRLDWEQPAVEQVAIIGDQYKLYKKSINQLYVGKVEKAKTSAGAGNALAFMSMSKEQLKANYDVQYIAQENIEGGIPTWHLLLTPKAAGNYKTAELWVDGNGMPLQAKVVERNNDTTTVTLSNVRKNQKIDPKIFDINVKGATVVKA from the coding sequence ATGAAAAAGTACAATCCGCAGCTGGACGCGACCGACACATACATCGGATCGACCAGCTATATCCCTGAATCAGCGAAGGTTGCCAAGGGCAAACGGTATATGCGACTGGATTGGGAGCAGCCGGCGGTGGAACAGGTCGCGATCATTGGCGACCAATACAAACTCTATAAAAAGAGCATTAACCAGCTCTACGTAGGCAAGGTCGAAAAGGCGAAAACATCAGCCGGAGCCGGCAACGCACTTGCTTTCATGAGTATGTCGAAAGAGCAGTTAAAGGCTAATTACGATGTCCAGTATATTGCGCAGGAGAATATTGAGGGCGGAATACCAACATGGCATCTTTTGTTGACGCCAAAAGCTGCTGGTAACTATAAGACCGCAGAGCTATGGGTGGACGGCAACGGAATGCCGCTTCAAGCGAAGGTGGTTGAACGGAACAACGATACGACAACTGTCACACTCTCAAATGTTCGCAAGAATCAGAAGATCGATCCTAAGATCTTTGATATAAACGTTAAAGGAGCGACTGTTGTTAAAGCCTAA